Below is a genomic region from Ostrea edulis chromosome 10, xbOstEdul1.1, whole genome shotgun sequence.
GGGACAAGAACTCATTCTTCCCAAAATCAGGACCTCCTGACAAAGCTATAGTTCTGGATAAAGCTGAACGATAGCCCTTAATAGTAGAGGGAGAGAAACCTTTGTCTTCAAACAGATAAACTAAAAACTCAGCTAACTGTTGGACAGTAACTGCGAGAGGATAAATTTCCTTTGAACGACACCAAGAACAGAAGATGTTCCACTTAGAGTCATAAATTGCTCCTGTAGATTTTCTGACTGAACTAGAGATACGTTTGGCTGCTCTGTCAGAAAAGCCATCCTGTCTGAGAGATTCCCTGACAGTAACCATGCGTGTAGATGGAGGTTGGAAAGATTCTGATGAACTTTCCTGCCTTTGAATTGAGACAAAAGATCTTTCCTGAGAGGAAGCAGAATTGGTCTCGCACAACACAGTTGAAGAAGATCTGGAAACCAAGATTGTTTTGGCCATGCTGGAGCAATAAGAATGGTCTTGCAAATTTCTACCCTGATTTTGTGTAAAATCTTGGGAAGGAGGCGAAAAGGAGGAAACATGTAAGAAAACATCCCCTTCCAATCGAAAGACATTGCATCCACTGCTAAAGCTTTGTTGTCTGGAATCGGAGACACAAACGTTGGCAGTTTGCAATTCAGATGCGTAGCAAAGAGGTCTATATGAGGACGATCCCACTTGAGACAGATCTCCTGAAAGACTGCTGGATGTAACTCCCATTCTGTATTCACTGGATGCAGTGACCTTGAGAGAGCATCCGCTACTAGATTCAGATTGCCAGGAACATGCCTGACTGACAAGCGATTTCCCAGGGAACGGCAAAACAACAGAATTTCTTTGCACAGAAGGTAAAGAGACTGAGAATGTGTGCCGCCCTGATTCTGCAGATAAGCCACTACTGTTGTATTGTCTGTGGCTATCATCAGAGATTGACCCTgaacaaattgggaaaattgtTTCAATGCCAGAAGAACAGCCCGCATCTCCAGTAAATTGATGTGTTCTGTCAACTGGAGACCGGACCATATACCTGATGCCTCTCTGCCCTCCAGGGTAGCTCCCCAGCCTGTCAGAGAAGCATCTGTAAACAGGGTCATAGAAGGAACTGGGGGGTCTAGCGAGCAACCTATCataacattctctctcactgaCCACCACAGAAGATGAGGATACAATCTGGGAAGAATGGGAATAACAGCTTCCCACTGTTGTGAGGCTGGTACCCAAAATTCCAGAAGATACCACTGAATGGGGCGAATATGAAGACGACCTAAAGGTACTATGTCCATCAGAGAAATCAGAAAACCTATCAGTTGTAGAAACTGGCGAGCTGAAGCCTGTTTGGCTGAAAGTAGTTGATCCAACAGATACTGAAGCTTGAGAAATTTCTCCTCTGGAGGAAGAACTATCCCAAGATCTGTTCGAAATTGTTCCCCTAGGAAAATGAAACTCTGACTGGGAACTATCTCTGATTTTTCCCAAGAAATAAGGAAACCCAGCTTCAACAGAAGATGAATAACTCGATGAGTATGTTGATGAAGAAGgttgaaagaaaaattcttGATCAGAGAATCGTCTAGATATGTATGGATGAAAATGGACTGGGAGTGTAGATACGCAACCACTGTTTGAAAAATTTTTGTGAACACTAGTGGAGCAGTAGATAGGCCAAAAGGCATTGCCCTGAAAGCATATACCTTGCCCTCCCAGACCAGACGAAGAAACTTCCGATAAGCCGGAGCTATAGGGACATGAAAATAAGCATCCGTCAGATCTAAAGAAGCCGTCCACATCCCTGTATGGAGAGAGGTTCTGATCGACCTGTTGGTCTCCATTTTGAAATGTGGAATCACCAGATACTGATTCAGAAAAGAGAGGTCCAACACAGGTTTCATTTGTCCATTCTTTTTGGGTACAAGAAAGAGACGAGAGTAGAACCCCCAACCTAGAGGTGGACTTACTTCTTCCAATACATTCTTTTGGAGAAGTAGAGACACTTCCTCTTGTAACAACAGATTTTTCCACGGGTCTCTGGTCATAGAAAATTCCAGAGGAACCGCAGAGAGAGGAGGCTGTTCTCGAAATTGAAGCTCTAAACCCCTCCGTAGCACAGAAAGAACCCATTTGTCCGAAATGAGACGGGACCAATGAGGAAGAAAAAGAGAGAGGCGTCCTCCCACAGGAAGATGAGGAAAGGGAACACCTACTTCCTCGGAAAGAGTGGATTGTGCTACAGGAGGGGGGGAGGCATCAAAACTGAGATTTCTTACCCTTGGCTACTttgggttttttattattagatcCCGAAGCCGATGGGAAAGAACGATGCTCATTACTTCTCTTAAGATTATTTGAACCTTGCAGAGAAGAGCCAGATTTAGTAGCACCTTGAGACTTACTTCTAGAAGAGTCTGATTTAGAAGAACAAGAAACACGCCTAGAACTACCATTGTTGAGTTGTACATCTACTTTAACAGTAGGAGGTTCTTTGTGTAATTCCTCTTGTAATTTGCGTAAAGAGATGCCAAATAACTGCTCTTTATGAAGAGGAGAAAAAAGTAGGTTGTCTTTAAGAAACTCAGAGACGTTAGATTTTTGAAGAATCTCTTGTCTCCTAGCTAAAGAAAAATTGGCAATAGTGCCAAGATTCAAGAGCTGAGAAGTGCAAAGACATCTATCTACTTGGAGAAGAAAAGAACGAACATCATCAAATTCTTCGCCCTTATCTTTAAGAGAGGCACCTGCAGCAGCAAGAAAATGCTCCGCATATTGTAAAGCTGCGGCAACACCCCGAAGATTGTTCTCCGACCTAGAATAAGAAGTCTGAGATAACTTGACCCCCTCAGAAGACTTAGCACCAAGAAGATTGGAAAAAGTCTTATCAAAAACAGGTTGAGATTTTCCCAAGGAAACATcatgaatatcaaaatacttcatTCTAACCTTACCAGGGAAAGAAGATGTACTAAAAGCCAGATTTTGTCTAACTAAATTAGAGGCCTTATTGGAGGACATCTGATCGTCGACAAGATGATAATTAATGGAAGCCAATGCAGATTTAAAATGACTAGACTCGGGAAAAGAAGCATACGACTTAGAAGAATCTCTCACAAGACCAGAGCAGGACTGAAAATCAGAAGGTTTGTGAGAACTCCTGGGAGGAGAAACTAAAGAATCGTGACCTGACAATTCTCTACGAATTGCGTACACTTTGTCTTTCAGAGTGAGATTCTCTACCGGAAGTTGCTCCTGAGAAAGCCCAACTTCATCGACTGAAGGAACCGGAGATAGGCAATTATCGCTCAGAAAAGATGCCTCTTGACTACTTGGAGCCAAAGATAATGAGTCAACCTCCTCGTCCGCTTTATTATCAAAAGCGGGCCGAGGGGTGACAAGAGCAGCCCCAGGAACAGTGGGGGACGTAGCTGATTTGCTTTTTTCAATCAAATCTAGTCTACGTTCCACTGTCacaaattttgaagaaatagAAGCCTCCAGTTTCTGAATAGATGAAACCAAACATTTAATTTCGTCCTTATTGGAGGACTCCATTAAGTTTGGTTTACTAACAAAACCTTGCCCTGTCCACACAGGTTGAGTCGAGTAGGGATAAGGTGGCACAGAATACATGGGATGAGGAAATCTAGCTGGCCACCTAGACCGATAAAACGTCTCCCTACGATTACCCGAAGGAAAACTCTCAGGGCGAGAACTAGCCACCGGACTACCAGGAGGTCGCGTAATAGTAGATGTAGCTCTAATTTGACCTACCGAAGTAACCGGGGTAGAAGGAATTCCTGGAGAATCCATGACATTCCCATAAGAAAGAAAAGGGTCAGATTCCATGGGACCAAAACTTCTAGAGTCAACAGAGTCCCAATACTCTCCCTCTACAGCAATAAAAGgtaatttaacattttcacctTCATTCGCCATAATGCTTAATAATGTAATAAAGTAATATCAACAAATACCATGCAATACTTAGCCAAAAATAGCAAGTAGAAAAAATTCTTTTCCTCCTCGAGAAAAACGTGACTGCACTCCACAACGGCGGAAAAGAAAAGATGATACCGGATGTTGGTTTCTGAGCATGTCAGAGGTGGCGGGTCACGAAGGGTGCTTTTTTATTACATGGTTTTTTCCGATACAAGACTGCAAGCAggtgaatatctaaatttataaaggtaacgtatttattgtgataaattatcgttaaaaatgttcaaagtgaaggaaaaaataatttgtaacTCTTATGTAAATTTCCTTGATTTCAATACAATTATGTTTTCGCCGTATTTATATTACCACGAACGGTTGCAGGGCGTAACTATATTGAAACGTTAGTGATGATTTTACATGTGATTTCATATTAGGAAAGCTATTTTAGTcgtaataatttgttataaacattaCTTTTGGCAGTTTCTTTAACATTAGCGTCTAGTTCAATGCTTTTAAACATACTCTGTCAGCATTGCTGAACACTATCGTCCATATCTCGATAAGTAAAAAGGCTAAGTAAAACCATCATAGAAATAATGATACAACAGAACTAAAACCATCATAGAAATAATGATACAACAGAACTAAGTAAAACCATCATAGAAATAATGATACAACAGAACTAAGTAAAACCATCATAGAAATAATGATACAACAGAACTAAGTAAAACCATCATAGAAATAATGATATACAACAGAACTTCCACTAGTCTCTATTTTCTATATAACAGATTCTAACTTTGATAGTAGTACATAGATTATGTAAACGGAGATGTTAACTCAATACAACAAACCGCTAATCATATAACATTACAACAGTCTGTTGCGAGGGGTATATGCATGTAGTAACAACACTAGTAGCAATGTCACTCACATAAATAGGCCACATGAAGTGTAAAGTCTTACCATAAGgatatggcacgccaaattcacaaaaatgagctaaacatagtttcacagttgataaactaggtttatcgactgtaaactaagtttacggaccgtaaactatagttaacgacgttaatctatatttcacttctgtaaaccatagttaacagataatctgtTTCACAAGcgttaacaatgaaaacaatcattagcgattgcaaaacatacagtagtttatctgataaatacggtttcacgattgtaaactacggtttacaagtctaaactattattaacgaatgtaaatgatagtttacggtttgtaagatatagtttatagtcatttaatgcgccgaattcacaaaaaagtgattaacacagttttgtttaatatagtttatgaataaaaatgacagttaactatagtttacgataaAAACCTATAATCAACGAAtgttaaacatagtttatctgataaatatagtatcacaatttgtgaaactaggattaacaattgtgaactatagttaacgaatgtaaattatagtttacagatgtgaatctgtatttatcagcaaaatctattgttcacgtttatttaaagacaaataaacttggattagcatttgtaaactatagtttacaaccgttaaatatagttttacggatgaaaactatagttaacgaatcgttaactatagtttacggtccgtaaactatagtttacagtcgataaacctagtttatcaactgtgaaactatgtttagctcatttttgtaaatttggcgtgccataaaAGGATTCTATGTACAAATCATGAAACCGCCACCGTGGTCTAgaagttagagcgttcgccccgcatgcggaaggccggggtacGAATCGGGGCCGCGACagacttaagtcgttaaaacaggtagtgacagtctCATAGGCATCAGGTGAAagtgtcacgggtcctcggagatgaccttaaaaacggatgagcCGTGTCGCAATAGGTGTGGCACCCTAAAgaacctcactgctcaatggccgtaagcgccgagcaaaggccttaagaagtccttcaccggtctgggtgacgtcttcatatgagtgaaaaattctcgagagagacgttaaacaagccacaataaatcaatcaacaaaatatgaaagccctagtaCCTTAAAAGAGTTCaggaattaaataaaatttcttaccATAGTAAATGTATCTATATgttaaatatgaaagccctactttaaatagttatgaaaaaagaataagt
It encodes:
- the LOC130050700 gene encoding uncharacterized protein LOC130050700 yields the protein MGSFCATEGFRASISRTASSLCGSSGIFYDQRPVEKSVVTRGSVSTSPKECIGRISGDSTFQNGDQQVDQNLSPYRDVDGFFRSDGCLFSCPYSSGLSEVSSSGLGGQGEQFRTDLGIVLPPEEKFLKLQYLLDQLLSAKQASARQFLQLIGFLISLMDIVPLGRLHIRPIQWYLLEFWVPASQQWEAVIPILPRLYPHLLWWSVRENVMIGCSLDPPVPSMTLFTDASLTGWGATLEGREASGIWSGLQLTEHINLLEMRAVLLALKQFSQFVQGQSLMIATDNTTVVAYLQNQGGTHSQSLYLLCKEILLFCRSLGNRLSVRHVPGNLNLVADALSRSLHPVNTEWELHPAVFQEICLKWDRPHIDLFATHLNCKLPTFVSPIPDNKALAVDAMSFDWKGMFSYMFPPFRLLPKILHKIRVEICKTILIAPAWPKQSWFPDLLQLCCARPILLPLRKDLLSQFKGRKVHQNLSNLHLHAWLLSGNLSDRMAFLTEQPNVSLVQSENLQEQFMTLSGTSSVLGVVQRKFILSQLLSNS